Below is a window of Tsuneonella deserti DNA.
ACGGCCGCGAGGTTAACCTCCGAGATTCGCAAGATTCATTAGGAAGCCTGACTTGCGCCTCTGCCACGATGCATTATTGGCTGGCTCTTAGTTCGATCGCAAGGACAACAGAATGAACGACAACCGGAACGACACGAACGAGATGCTCATCACGCTGACCGCAGACATAGTTTCGGCACATGTTAGTAATAATGACGTTCGGGTGACCGATGTCCCCGGTCTCATCGCGACCGTACACCAGGCGCTCAGCAATCTTGGCACCCCCGTAGAGACCGCGGAAGTCTTGCCGGAGCCAGCTGTCTCGTTACGGGCCTCGGTGAAACGGGATCATTTGGTTTGCCTTGAAGACGGCAAGAAGATGAAAATGCTCAAGCGTCACCTGATGACCGAACACGGTATGACCCCGGCAGAATACCGCGCGCGGTGGGGACTGTCCGCTGACTACCCGATGGTTGCACCGGAATACGCTGAAACGCGCCGTGATCTGGCCGTGAAGATTGGCTTGGGCCGTAAGCCTGGTCAAAAGCGCGGTCGTCGTCCGAAGGCGGCGGGCTAATTAACCGAATATCGCGGCTGGTAGGAAGGGTAGACTTTCGACGCCTCCATGTAGCCCCGTTGGGACCTGGAGGCGTCGAGGTGCCTGTGTTTGACTGGGCACCTAGAAAATCAAGTCGACCGAAATAGGGCGTCGGCGACAGTCCGCCGCTAGTCGGCGGAAAAACAGGAGGGACCACTAGCGGCAGCGGACTGTCACGTTGTCTTGGCCTCGCCCTTGACAGCGCAAACCCTCGCGCTGCCTCCTTATGCTAACATTCTCTGGCGGCGTCGCCGTCCGCGCCGACTTACGCCGCTATCAACTCTGTGTATCGGCCGGTTGCGGGAGGGTGAAGGATACCGACGCGCCCCGACCCGGCACGTTCTCGGCCCTAATGCGGCCGCCATGCGCCTCGATAATCGTGCGAGAGATCGAGAGGCCCACGCCAAGGCCGTCTGATTTCCCCGAGGCAAATCCCTCGAAAGCGTCGGCTATTATGTCGATCGGTAAGCCGGGCCCATTATCAGACACGCAGACTTCGATAAATGTGTGCTTGGGCCAAGCCTTTATATCAATTTGGCAGGGACCCGACTGGACTGCTTCGCTTGCGTTGCGGATCAGATTGATCAGGACTTGCTGAATTTGAATGCTATCTGCGTAGACGGCGAGGCCTGGAGGAACATCCCAGGAGATCAAGACATTTTCGCTGCCGGCGAGGGCAAGATCCGCAGCTTGCCTTAACACTTCCTCCAGGTCAGCCTCCCGCTTTTTGCTGCCGCTTTTGCCGAGCACCGCCCGGACGGAACGAATAATTTGCGCAGCGCGTAGCGTAGCGTTTAAGGCACCATCAAAGCATTCACTGAGATCCGGTGTCAGATGCTCGTTTGGAATTCGGCGCCGCGCTCCGGTGAGATAACTGGAGATCGTAGCGAGTGGCTGATTTAATTCATGCGCGATCGTAGAGGCCATGGCTCCCATCGCACTGCCGCGAGACAGGTGGATCATCTCCGTCTGAATAGATTGCAGTTTGTCGCTTGCAGCCTTCTCGTTCGTAATATCCTGCTTGGTTCCGAAAATCCGGACGGGCTTCCCCTCTTCTAGTTCCACTTCTGCTGTCAGCCGGACCCAACGGACTTCGCTCGCATGGGGGCGTATTCTGACGTCTAGTGTGAAGCCTGTGCCGCGCTCGATCGCTTCGCTACGCAAGCGTTCCAACTCCTGCCGGGAGTTCGGTTCGTAAAGTCGCAGGGTATCTTCTCGGTTGATCGGGTTTCCACGAGGAATCCCGAAAATGTCGTAGACCATGTCCGTCCAGATCAGCTCCTCCGTCGTCAGATCGCACTCCCAAACGCCAATCTTTGCGAGCGTGGAGACCCTATCGTACATTTTTTTGAAGTGTGCGGACTCACCTGAATCGCCCAATGCACCTCTCCTGCATAGTCTTCGGCTGGCCGGTGTCCGCCTCCCATAGATCCCATAGATGGTATCGGACGAAAAGTTGCGGGTCTCTCTAATT
It encodes the following:
- a CDS encoding MucR family transcriptional regulator, whose amino-acid sequence is MNDNRNDTNEMLITLTADIVSAHVSNNDVRVTDVPGLIATVHQALSNLGTPVETAEVLPEPAVSLRASVKRDHLVCLEDGKKMKMLKRHLMTEHGMTPAEYRARWGLSADYPMVAPEYAETRRDLAVKIGLGRKPGQKRGRRPKAAG
- a CDS encoding sensor histidine kinase, with amino-acid sequence MGDSGESAHFKKMYDRVSTLAKIGVWECDLTTEELIWTDMVYDIFGIPRGNPINREDTLRLYEPNSRQELERLRSEAIERGTGFTLDVRIRPHASEVRWVRLTAEVELEEGKPVRIFGTKQDITNEKAASDKLQSIQTEMIHLSRGSAMGAMASTIAHELNQPLATISSYLTGARRRIPNEHLTPDLSECFDGALNATLRAAQIIRSVRAVLGKSGSKKREADLEEVLRQAADLALAGSENVLISWDVPPGLAVYADSIQIQQVLINLIRNASEAVQSGPCQIDIKAWPKHTFIEVCVSDNGPGLPIDIIADAFEGFASGKSDGLGVGLSISRTIIEAHGGRIRAENVPGRGASVSFTLPQPADTQS